In Triticum aestivum cultivar Chinese Spring chromosome 5B, IWGSC CS RefSeq v2.1, whole genome shotgun sequence, the following proteins share a genomic window:
- the LOC123116678 gene encoding F-box/kelch-repeat protein At3g23880 translates to MLSSELRPAASSSGDLPADALYEVLLLLPAKELCRLRAVCPGWRALTSDPLFVAAHKSRHRTALPLLAMGYCDGSGVNGVAISDLSGNVVRRIRSTGYEVVRVNIASGDAIGRFTSKDDSICVVRTRLDLVCFTWNFFSGSFWVLNPATGATIDLPMGFSEEIAHELEVKPMKEYRCRRESFAFGQVSSSREYKALRISRVDDRKVCEVITFDDTNHGSWRRKQDPPSHICTSHRMRSAVVDGVVYFLMEFCYSNYETGVITIEPGSVASFNLDTEEWMGVLRGPEQLERFLQDNGGYTYSGLEHELSLAELNGCLVVAHNIYDISMDLWFLTDFEKGIWVKKYSLPSHVARLFWYPFLMLHDGRIFFSGMDCLEGILSDGEKGEGFLQCYDPRNGTCTDELKLRDPRSIGIYTGSLLSL, encoded by the coding sequence ATGCTTTCCTCAGAGCTgcgccccgccgcctccagctccggcgACCTGCCCGCGGACGCGCTGTAcgaggtcctcctcctcctcccggccaAGGAGCTCTGCCGCCTCCGCGCCGTCTGCCCCGGCTGGCGCGCCCTCACCTCCGACCCGCTCTTCGTCGCGGCGCACAAGTCCCGCCACCGTACTGCGCTCCCGCTCCTCGCCATGGGCTACTGCGACGGCAGTGGGGTCAATGGCGTTGCGATTTCGGATCTGTCGGGCAACGTCGTGAGGAGGATTCGAAGCACCGGGTATGAGGTTGTTAGGGTGAACATTGCGTCGGGTGATGCCATTGGCCGGTTCACAAGCAAGGACGATAGCATCTGTGTTGTGCGCACACGGCTAGACCTTGTCTGTTTCACCTGGAATTTCTTCTCTGGGTCCTTCTGGGTGCTGAACCCAGCCACTGGAGCTACCATCGACTTGCCAATGGGCTTCTCTGAGGAAATTGCGCATGAGCTAGAGGTGAAGCCAATGAAGGAATATAGGTGCAGACGTGAGTCGTTTGCTTTTGGGCAGGTCTCCTCTAGCAGGGAGTATAAGGCGCTCCGCATCTCTAGAGTTGATGACCGGAAGGTATGTGAGGTTATCACCTTTGATGACACCAACCATGGAAGCTGGAGGAGAAAGCAGGACCCTCCGTCCCATATCTGTACCAGTCACAGGATGAGAAGTGCGGTCGTCGATGGGGTGGTGTACTTCCTGATGGAATTTTGCTACTCTAATTATGAAACTGGAGTTATTACCATTGAACCTGGTAGCGTAGCTTCTTTCAACCTCGACACAGAGGAGTGGATGGGTGTTCTACGTGGTCCAGAACAGCTGGAGAGGTTTTTGCAAGACAACGGGGGATACACTTACTCAGGACTTGAACACGAGTTATCATTGGCTGAGTTGAACGGCTGCTTAGTTGTGGCTCATAATATTTATGACATATCTATGGACTTGtggtttttgacagattttgaGAAAGGTATTTGGGTCAAGAAATACAGCTTGCCTTCACATGTTGCTAGGCTTTTTTGGTATCCTTTTCTCATGTTACATGATGGGAGAATTTTCTTCAGTGGGATGGATTGTCTGGAAGGTATATTAAGTGATGGAGAGAAAGGAGAGGGATTTCTGCAATGTTATGATCCAAGGAATGGCACATGTACTGATGAACTAAAACTGAGAGATCCCCGATCAATCGGCATTTACACAGGAAGCCTGCTGAGTTTATAG